A genomic segment from Bacillus cereus G9842 encodes:
- a CDS encoding ester cyclase, translated as MGIKKLFGFLSLFVICIVLVACGVEQKTEVQLLKEMPKPKAMTIDPSLSKKEATEMVHAAQRFYAFWDTGKEELIPQTVTKDFFDNTLPKGRPQGIEGLKFAAQNFRKVVPDIHCEIEDLLVVGDKVTARLSFTGTHNGKKINFFAIDILHVKDGKITEDWHLEDNLTLQQQLGLIAEE; from the coding sequence ATGGGGATAAAAAAGTTATTTGGGTTTCTTAGTTTGTTTGTTATTTGTATTGTGCTTGTAGCATGTGGTGTGGAACAAAAAACTGAAGTTCAGTTATTAAAAGAAATGCCAAAGCCAAAAGCAATGACAATTGATCCCTCACTAAGTAAAAAAGAAGCGACAGAAATGGTTCATGCGGCGCAGCGTTTTTATGCATTTTGGGATACAGGTAAGGAGGAACTTATTCCGCAGACTGTTACTAAAGATTTCTTCGATAATACATTGCCGAAAGGGCGACCACAAGGTATTGAAGGATTAAAGTTTGCAGCGCAAAATTTTCGTAAAGTTGTGCCTGATATACATTGCGAGATTGAAGACTTATTAGTTGTTGGTGATAAAGTAACGGCCCGTCTTTCTTTTACAGGAACGCATAATGGTAAGAAAATTAATTTTTTTGCAATTGATATTTTACATGTGAAAGACGGAAAGATAACAGAAGATTGGCATTTAGAAGATAATCTTACACTACAGCAGCAACTCGGCTTAATAGCTGAAGAGTAG
- a CDS encoding NAD(P)H-dependent oxidoreductase yields MKNIFIINGHEKYGTKEGRLNKTLVDYMVTVLGENHHVKTTTIQDGYNIKEEQDKFLWADVVIYQTPIYWFSVPGLFKTYMDEVYEYGLFFKGADEYGTGGLLKEKEYMFSTTWNAPEKAFGDKTKFFEGESLESALSHLHRVQKFLGMSPLKSFACYDVVKNPDIEKYLGNLKNRLEEVIQ; encoded by the coding sequence ATGAAAAATATATTTATTATAAATGGACATGAAAAATACGGTACAAAGGAAGGACGATTAAATAAAACGTTAGTAGATTATATGGTTACTGTATTAGGCGAGAATCATCATGTGAAAACAACAACGATTCAAGATGGTTACAATATTAAAGAAGAACAAGATAAGTTTTTATGGGCTGATGTTGTGATTTATCAAACGCCGATTTACTGGTTTAGTGTACCGGGCTTATTTAAAACGTATATGGATGAAGTATATGAATACGGTTTGTTCTTTAAAGGTGCTGATGAATATGGAACAGGTGGTTTATTAAAAGAGAAAGAGTATATGTTCTCTACAACTTGGAATGCACCTGAAAAAGCATTTGGAGATAAGACGAAGTTCTTTGAAGGAGAAAGTTTAGAATCAGCGCTTAGTCATTTACACCGCGTGCAGAAGTTTCTCGGTATGAGTCCGTTAAAGAGTTTTGCTTGTTATGATGTGGTGAAGAATCCGGATATAGAGAAGTATTTAGGGAACTTGAAGAATCGTTTAGAAGAAGTCATTCAATAA
- a CDS encoding type 1 glutamine amidotransferase domain-containing protein, whose amino-acid sequence MSKKIAILITDYFEDTEYTEPVEAFKQKGYELTTIEMEKGKTVHGKQEKSEVVIDKNIDGVSPENFDALFIPGGFSPDILRADERFVRFSKAFMDAKKPVFAICHGPQLLITAQTLEGRDVTGYKSIEVDLKNAGGNFHDTEVVVCQNQLVTSRQPEDIPAFIKESLRILG is encoded by the coding sequence ATGAGTAAAAAAATTGCTATTTTAATAACGGATTATTTCGAGGACACAGAATACACAGAGCCAGTAGAAGCTTTTAAACAGAAGGGATATGAATTAACAACTATTGAAATGGAAAAAGGTAAAACGGTACACGGTAAACAAGAAAAAAGCGAAGTCGTAATTGATAAAAATATTGATGGTGTTTCTCCAGAAAACTTTGATGCACTCTTCATACCCGGTGGATTTTCTCCAGATATACTTCGTGCAGATGAGCGTTTCGTTCGCTTTAGTAAAGCATTTATGGATGCAAAAAAACCTGTTTTCGCTATTTGTCACGGACCTCAGCTACTCATCACTGCACAAACACTTGAAGGACGTGATGTCACTGGATATAAATCTATTGAAGTCGATTTAAAAAACGCCGGCGGAAACTTTCATGACACAGAGGTTGTCGTATGCCAAAACCAGCTAGTCACAAGTAGACAACCAGAAGATATACCGGCGTTTATTAAAGAATCATTGCGTATATTAGGATAA
- a CDS encoding catalase, with translation MNKKTEQLKHHVTDNQCKHALTTNQGLKIAEDEFSLKMGLRGPTLMEDFHFREKMTHFDHERIPERIVHARGVGAHGYFQLYESLETYTKADFLTNPSKKTPVFVRFSTVQGSKGSNDTVRDVRGFATKFYTDEGNYDLVGNNMPVFFIQDAIKFPDFVHAVKPEPHNDIPQGASAHDTFWDFVAHNPESTHMVMWQMSDRAIPRSLRMMEGFGVHTFRLINAEGKAHFVKFHWKPTLGVHSLVWDEAQKIAGKNPDFHRQDLYEAIEKGDYPEWELGLQLIPEEDEHKFDFDILDPTKLWPEEKVPVKLVGKMTLNKNVDNFFAETEQVAFHPGHVVPGIDFSNDPLLQGRLFSYTDTQLSRLGGPNFHQIPINQPVCPFHNNQRDGMHQMQIHRGQTSYHPNGLNNNQPATVQAEQGGYEHYQEKIDGHKIRGRSKSFLNFYSQAKLFYNSMSPIEKQHIKEAFCFEVGKCKSDMVKANVIALLNHVDRQLAQEVANIIGAPLPKENHEVNSDAKSPALSMSNTIFKSDSKNVAILLNGDPSVSLLSEWIQAFVQHRINYSIIDNKIYQFNDSIKVTDTYTTTDSSLFDAVLVFSSESVIHPPVLEFAETTFKHFKPIAHVLSNPHALDHSKIKLDGAGVYNLTNTSIESFIEGIAQGRFWNR, from the coding sequence GTGAATAAAAAAACGGAACAATTGAAGCATCACGTTACTGACAATCAATGCAAACATGCTTTAACAACAAATCAAGGGTTAAAAATAGCTGAAGATGAATTTTCTTTAAAGATGGGCTTAAGAGGCCCAACCTTAATGGAGGATTTCCACTTTCGCGAGAAAATGACTCATTTTGATCACGAACGAATTCCCGAAAGGATTGTTCATGCACGCGGGGTTGGCGCTCATGGTTATTTTCAGCTTTATGAATCTTTAGAAACATATACGAAAGCAGATTTTCTTACTAATCCTTCAAAGAAAACACCTGTATTTGTACGGTTCTCAACCGTTCAAGGTTCTAAAGGATCCAACGACACAGTAAGAGATGTACGCGGATTCGCCACAAAATTTTATACAGATGAAGGAAACTATGATTTAGTGGGTAATAATATGCCAGTATTCTTTATCCAAGATGCTATTAAATTTCCTGATTTTGTCCATGCAGTTAAACCAGAACCACATAATGATATTCCTCAAGGAGCTAGCGCTCACGATACCTTTTGGGACTTTGTTGCGCATAATCCTGAGTCCACTCATATGGTCATGTGGCAAATGAGCGACCGAGCTATTCCGCGTAGTTTACGAATGATGGAAGGTTTTGGAGTTCACACATTTCGACTCATTAACGCAGAAGGAAAAGCCCATTTCGTAAAGTTTCACTGGAAACCTACCCTCGGGGTTCATTCATTAGTATGGGATGAAGCTCAAAAGATTGCTGGGAAAAATCCTGATTTTCATCGTCAAGATTTATACGAAGCAATTGAAAAAGGAGATTATCCTGAATGGGAACTTGGATTACAGTTAATTCCAGAAGAAGATGAACATAAATTTGATTTTGATATTTTAGATCCAACGAAATTATGGCCAGAAGAAAAAGTTCCCGTAAAATTAGTTGGTAAAATGACATTGAACAAAAATGTTGATAACTTCTTTGCTGAAACAGAGCAGGTAGCTTTTCACCCTGGTCATGTCGTACCAGGTATTGATTTTTCAAATGACCCTCTTCTGCAAGGAAGATTATTCTCCTATACAGATACACAATTATCTCGTTTAGGGGGCCCTAATTTCCATCAAATCCCTATCAATCAGCCCGTATGTCCTTTTCATAATAATCAACGTGATGGTATGCATCAAATGCAGATTCATCGCGGTCAAACAAGCTATCATCCTAATGGATTAAATAACAATCAACCTGCAACCGTCCAAGCCGAACAAGGAGGATATGAACATTATCAAGAAAAGATTGATGGGCATAAAATTAGAGGTCGCAGTAAAAGCTTTCTTAACTTTTATTCTCAGGCTAAACTTTTCTACAATAGTATGAGCCCTATTGAAAAGCAGCACATAAAAGAAGCTTTTTGCTTTGAAGTTGGGAAGTGTAAATCAGACATGGTGAAGGCAAATGTAATTGCTCTCTTAAACCACGTCGATCGTCAATTAGCACAAGAAGTCGCTAACATTATTGGAGCTCCTTTACCTAAGGAAAATCACGAAGTAAATTCAGATGCAAAATCACCTGCACTAAGTATGTCCAATACTATTTTTAAATCTGATTCCAAAAATGTTGCAATTCTATTAAATGGTGACCCAAGCGTCTCACTTCTGTCCGAATGGATTCAAGCTTTTGTACAACACCGAATTAACTATAGCATCATAGATAATAAAATTTATCAGTTCAATGATTCCATTAAAGTAACTGATACTTATACAACAACAGACTCCTCCCTTTTTGATGCAGTATTAGTGTTTAGTAGTGAGTCTGTCATTCACCCCCCTGTTTTAGAATTTGCAGAAACTACTTTTAAACATTTTAAACCGATAGCTCATGTTCTTAGTAATCCTCATGCTTTGGACCATAGTAAGATTAAACTGGATGGAGCAGGAGTTTACAACTTAACAAACACTTCAATTGAGTCATTTATAGAAGGCATTGCCCAAGGACGATTCTGGAACCGATAA
- a CDS encoding ABC transporter permease produces the protein MSIESLWSSRFQQHIQNIITYFARMINGLLYSFIFISCVGAYYYAQFLKTSPSKGISLLLITIVLTFIITRSPIRTFIQKPDAVYLLALEEKLTSYFKKSLLYNYIIQLFPLLFTFLILVPLAMQSLQLTVPFLCTIFIALMITKAWNMYIHWMWRDSHEKNIWLIIRITCNALIIYMLFYSANVLILGGLLLLLAFLILYTKKQPTKRIPWDYIIEQEEKMNVRFYQFASIFTDVPQLNKQVNKRKWLTTWIEPLLHKKRATFFYLHTLAFLRGNDYFGIYIRLGLIGAFALYFIPNIYVKGAIAYIVLYMISMQLRSLWKYFSGNIIVALYPIHTEERMKQFLSLIFILLSIQLIVFSSVILIATGQILHSLIIMIIGLLWIKFIIVPKTKQRVSSF, from the coding sequence ATGTCAATCGAATCGCTATGGAGCAGTCGCTTCCAACAACATATTCAAAATATCATTACATACTTTGCACGTATGATTAACGGTTTACTATATAGCTTTATCTTTATTTCATGCGTTGGCGCATACTACTATGCTCAGTTTCTAAAAACATCTCCTTCTAAAGGAATATCTTTACTACTCATCACGATTGTACTTACATTCATTATAACGAGATCCCCTATCCGTACATTTATTCAAAAACCTGATGCTGTCTATTTGCTTGCATTAGAAGAGAAATTAACATCCTATTTCAAAAAATCTCTTCTATACAATTACATCATTCAGCTTTTTCCATTATTATTTACGTTCCTTATTCTCGTACCACTTGCTATGCAATCATTGCAATTAACTGTACCTTTTTTATGTACAATCTTTATCGCGTTAATGATTACGAAAGCTTGGAACATGTACATACATTGGATGTGGCGTGATAGTCACGAAAAAAATATATGGCTGATCATTCGTATTACTTGTAACGCCCTAATCATTTACATGCTGTTTTATTCCGCAAATGTTCTCATATTGGGCGGACTACTCTTACTACTTGCTTTCCTAATTCTATATACGAAAAAACAGCCTACAAAGCGAATACCGTGGGATTACATAATCGAGCAAGAAGAAAAAATGAACGTTCGTTTTTATCAATTTGCTAGCATCTTCACCGATGTTCCGCAACTAAATAAGCAAGTAAATAAAAGAAAATGGCTTACAACTTGGATTGAACCTTTATTACATAAAAAACGAGCAACTTTCTTCTACTTACATACACTAGCATTTTTACGTGGAAATGATTATTTCGGTATATATATTCGCTTAGGATTGATCGGTGCTTTCGCCTTATATTTTATACCAAACATATACGTAAAAGGTGCTATCGCTTATATCGTTCTATATATGATCTCTATGCAGCTTCGTTCACTGTGGAAATATTTTTCGGGAAATATTATTGTAGCATTATATCCAATCCATACTGAAGAAAGAATGAAACAATTTCTTAGCTTAATCTTTATATTGCTAAGTATTCAACTCATTGTATTTTCGAGTGTTATACTCATTGCTACAGGACAAATTTTACATAGCCTTATCATTATGATTATCGGGTTACTCTGGATCAAATTTATTATTGTACCAAAAACGAAGCAACGCGTTTCTTCGTTTTAA
- a CDS encoding amino acid permease, translating to MQQKKWGFWVLTAFVVGNMVGAGIFMVPSTLAQTASPLGVTLAWLTTGFGVLMLALVFGNLAIRRPDLTTGPQSHAYALFSTPKKKKMAGFSMVWGYWVANWASNVAIITSFAGYLSLFFPIMKDTRLLFSIGSFNVEVGKLITFTICSILLWGTHIILTNGVSGAGKLNFLATTTKVTGFLLFIVVTLFAFEASKFGQWYTPMIDKSGVSHGLLSQVNLAALTTLWAFIGIESAVLLSNRAVSPKTVKRATVAGLLITVAIYLGITILTMGVLHVDKLQASERPLADALNAAMGHGGGKLMALLALTSLFGSILGWILLSSEVPYQAAKEGFFPSFFTKTNKKGSPIYSLRLTNIMSQVFLFSTLSGTIAEAYTFVITVSTLAYLIPYLVSPIFQLKLVATGETYKNEMRARITDGIVAVIALCYALWVIKTGASDIKTFLLGIGLFVIGFAFYPLMNRDQKKNNEKKNGQVA from the coding sequence ATGCAACAAAAAAAATGGGGCTTTTGGGTACTAACAGCTTTCGTTGTCGGTAACATGGTTGGCGCTGGTATTTTCATGGTGCCAAGTACGTTGGCACAAACAGCAAGCCCACTCGGTGTCACTTTAGCTTGGTTAACTACAGGATTTGGTGTTTTAATGCTAGCTCTTGTTTTCGGTAATTTAGCAATTCGTCGTCCTGATTTAACGACAGGGCCACAAAGTCATGCATATGCTTTATTCTCAACACCAAAAAAGAAAAAAATGGCTGGCTTCAGTATGGTATGGGGATATTGGGTTGCAAACTGGGCAAGTAACGTTGCCATCATTACATCATTTGCGGGATATTTATCGCTCTTCTTCCCAATTATGAAAGATACGCGACTACTATTTTCAATCGGTTCTTTTAACGTAGAAGTCGGAAAACTAATTACATTTACGATTTGTTCCATCTTACTTTGGGGAACTCATATTATATTAACAAATGGTGTAAGCGGAGCTGGAAAGCTAAACTTCTTAGCAACAACAACGAAAGTAACTGGATTCCTTTTATTCATCGTCGTTACGTTATTTGCATTCGAAGCTTCTAAGTTTGGACAATGGTACACGCCGATGATTGATAAATCAGGTGTATCACACGGTCTTCTTTCACAAGTAAATTTAGCTGCTCTTACAACGCTTTGGGCGTTTATCGGAATTGAATCAGCCGTTCTTTTATCAAACCGTGCTGTTTCTCCAAAAACGGTAAAACGTGCAACAGTTGCGGGATTACTTATTACAGTTGCGATTTACTTAGGAATTACAATTTTAACAATGGGTGTACTTCATGTTGATAAATTACAAGCTTCGGAACGTCCATTAGCAGATGCACTAAACGCTGCAATGGGTCATGGCGGCGGGAAACTTATGGCATTACTTGCTCTTACTTCCCTGTTCGGTTCTATCTTAGGCTGGATTTTATTAAGCTCAGAAGTACCTTATCAAGCAGCAAAAGAAGGTTTCTTCCCTTCCTTCTTCACGAAAACAAATAAAAAAGGAAGTCCAATTTACTCATTACGATTAACAAACATTATGTCGCAAGTATTCCTATTCTCAACATTATCAGGAACTATTGCGGAAGCTTATACATTCGTTATTACCGTATCAACACTGGCCTACCTCATTCCATATCTCGTTTCACCAATCTTCCAGTTAAAACTAGTCGCAACTGGTGAAACATATAAAAATGAAATGCGGGCAAGAATTACAGATGGTATAGTCGCAGTGATCGCACTTTGCTACGCACTATGGGTTATTAAAACCGGCGCATCCGATATAAAAACGTTCCTTCTCGGAATTGGTTTATTCGTAATTGGATTTGCTTTCTATCCATTAATGAATCGTGATCAGAAAAAAAATAACGAAAAGAAAAACGGGCAAGTTGCATAA
- the gapN gene encoding NADP-dependent glyceraldehyde-3-phosphate dehydrogenase has translation MTTSNTYKFYLNGEWRESSSGETIEIPSPYLHEVIGQVQAITRGEVDEAIASAKEAQKSWAEASLQDRAKYLYKWADELVNMQDEIADIIMKEVGKGYKDAKKEVVRTADFIRYTIEEALHMHGESMMGDSFPGGTKSKLAIIQRAPLGVVLAIAPFNYPVNLSAAKLAPALIMGNAVIFKPATQGAISGIKMVEALHKAGLPKGLVNVATGRGSVIGDYLVEHEGINMVSFTGGTNTGKHLAKKASMIPLVLELGGKDPGIVREDADLQDAANHIVSGAFSYSGQRCTAIKRVLVHENVADELVDLVKAQVAELSVGSPEQDSTIVPLIDDKSADFVQGLVDDAVEKGATIVIGNKRERNLIYPTLIDHVTEEMKVAWEEPFGPILPIIRVSSDEQAIEIANKSEFGLQASVFTKDINKAFAIANKIETGSVQINGRTERGPDHFPFIGVKGSGMGAQGIRKSLESMTREKVTVLNLV, from the coding sequence ATGACAACTAGCAATACGTACAAATTTTATTTAAACGGAGAATGGAGAGAAAGCTCTTCAGGAGAAACAATCGAAATTCCATCTCCATACTTACACGAAGTAATTGGACAAGTACAAGCAATTACTCGCGGAGAAGTAGATGAAGCAATTGCATCTGCAAAAGAAGCTCAAAAATCATGGGCTGAAGCTTCCCTACAAGATCGCGCAAAATACTTATATAAATGGGCTGATGAGCTCGTAAATATGCAGGATGAAATTGCCGATATCATTATGAAAGAAGTCGGTAAAGGCTATAAAGATGCGAAGAAAGAAGTTGTTCGTACAGCTGACTTCATTCGTTACACGATCGAAGAAGCTTTACATATGCACGGAGAAAGCATGATGGGCGATAGCTTCCCTGGCGGAACGAAATCTAAACTTGCGATTATCCAACGCGCACCACTTGGTGTTGTATTAGCAATCGCACCATTTAACTACCCAGTAAACTTATCTGCTGCAAAACTTGCACCAGCATTAATTATGGGTAACGCTGTTATTTTCAAACCAGCAACTCAAGGTGCAATTAGTGGTATTAAAATGGTGGAAGCACTTCACAAAGCTGGCCTTCCAAAAGGTCTTGTAAACGTAGCTACAGGACGCGGTTCTGTAATTGGTGACTACTTAGTAGAACACGAAGGCATCAATATGGTATCGTTCACAGGTGGTACAAACACAGGTAAACATTTAGCGAAAAAAGCTTCAATGATTCCACTTGTATTAGAACTTGGTGGTAAAGATCCTGGTATCGTTCGTGAAGATGCTGACTTACAAGATGCTGCAAACCATATCGTAAGCGGTGCATTCTCTTACTCTGGTCAACGTTGTACAGCTATTAAACGTGTACTTGTACACGAAAACGTAGCGGACGAGCTTGTTGACTTAGTAAAAGCACAAGTAGCTGAACTATCAGTTGGATCTCCAGAACAAGACAGCACAATCGTTCCATTAATCGACGACAAGTCTGCTGACTTCGTTCAAGGTTTAGTTGACGACGCTGTAGAAAAAGGTGCTACAATCGTTATCGGTAACAAACGTGAGCGTAACTTAATTTACCCAACATTAATCGATCACGTAACAGAAGAGATGAAAGTTGCTTGGGAAGAGCCATTCGGCCCAATCCTTCCAATCATCCGTGTTTCTTCAGATGAACAAGCAATTGAAATTGCTAACAAATCAGAGTTCGGTCTGCAAGCAAGTGTCTTCACTAAAGACATTAACAAAGCATTTGCAATTGCTAACAAAATCGAAACTGGTTCTGTACAAATTAACGGACGCACAGAGCGCGGCCCTGACCACTTCCCATTCATTGGTGTAAAAGGTTCAGGTATGGGCGCACAAGGTATTCGTAAGAGCCTTGAGTCTATGACACGTGAAAAAGTAACAGTATTAAACTTAGTTTAA
- a CDS encoding ABC transporter ATP-binding protein has protein sequence MLSVLLKLKWFFKEHWKRYSIAIGALLIVNIVEVIPPKVLGVTIDNIKTGTLTNAEIMQFILILIGVTVIGYGLTFVWQHQLFGGAFVLEKTMRSKFMGHLLKMTPTFYHKNRTGDLMARATNDLKAIAMTAGFGILTLVDSSLYMLTIVFMMGFTISWELTFAALIPLPIMAYAMNIYGKKLHERFTVAQDAFGDMNDKVLESIAGVRVIRAYVQENADEERFHHLGDDVYEKNMKVARIDALFQPTVKMLVGLSYLIGLVYGAYLVFQSKVTLGELVSFNVYLGMMIWPMFAIGELINVMQRGNASLDRVNETLAYEPDVKNPKHPKLVQDPDYIQFDDVSFSYPSSTEENLKKVSFTLKQGETLGVVGKTGSGKTTLVRQLLRQYPLGDGDIAVSDVTLDKITNENVLGWIGYVPQEHILFSKTARENILFGNREATEEELEKAIEIAAFKKDLEFLPEGLETLVGEKGVSLSGGQKQRISIARAVIQNPEILILDDSLSAVDARTEAAIIENIRTERSGKTTIITTHRLSAVQHADWILVMDEGQVMEEGTHAQLIQSGGWYAEQFERQQGESESADSGVKI, from the coding sequence TTGTTATCAGTATTACTAAAGCTAAAATGGTTTTTTAAAGAGCATTGGAAGAGATATAGTATCGCTATTGGAGCTCTTTTAATTGTAAATATAGTTGAAGTCATTCCCCCGAAAGTGTTAGGGGTTACGATAGATAATATAAAAACAGGAACGTTAACGAATGCGGAGATTATGCAATTTATTCTCATTTTAATAGGGGTTACGGTAATTGGATATGGTCTTACTTTCGTTTGGCAACACCAGCTGTTTGGGGGAGCATTCGTACTGGAGAAAACGATGCGCTCTAAATTTATGGGGCACTTACTTAAAATGACACCGACGTTTTATCATAAAAATCGTACGGGTGATTTAATGGCGAGAGCGACAAATGATTTAAAAGCAATTGCTATGACAGCTGGTTTCGGTATATTAACGCTCGTGGATTCGAGTTTATATATGCTTACGATTGTCTTTATGATGGGATTTACAATTAGTTGGGAGCTTACATTTGCGGCGCTTATACCGCTTCCGATTATGGCGTATGCGATGAACATATATGGAAAGAAATTGCATGAGAGATTTACAGTCGCGCAAGATGCGTTCGGAGATATGAATGATAAAGTACTTGAATCGATTGCTGGTGTGCGTGTTATTCGTGCATACGTACAAGAGAATGCAGACGAGGAAAGATTTCATCATTTAGGAGATGACGTCTACGAAAAAAATATGAAGGTAGCAAGAATTGATGCATTATTCCAACCAACTGTGAAAATGCTTGTCGGTCTTAGTTATTTAATCGGCTTAGTGTACGGTGCATACCTTGTGTTCCAGTCAAAGGTGACGCTTGGTGAACTCGTTTCTTTTAACGTGTATTTAGGGATGATGATTTGGCCGATGTTTGCAATTGGTGAATTAATCAATGTTATGCAAAGAGGAAATGCTTCGCTTGACCGTGTGAATGAAACGTTAGCGTATGAGCCAGATGTAAAGAATCCAAAACATCCAAAGCTTGTGCAAGATCCGGATTATATTCAGTTTGATGATGTGTCTTTCTCATACCCTTCATCAACTGAAGAAAATTTAAAGAAGGTTTCTTTCACATTAAAGCAAGGAGAAACGCTAGGGGTTGTCGGAAAAACAGGAAGCGGGAAAACGACGCTTGTACGTCAGCTTCTTCGTCAATATCCGCTTGGAGATGGAGATATTGCGGTCTCTGATGTGACATTAGATAAAATAACAAATGAAAATGTACTCGGATGGATTGGGTATGTACCTCAGGAACATATTTTGTTCTCAAAAACAGCGAGAGAAAATATTTTATTCGGAAATAGGGAAGCGACGGAAGAAGAACTTGAGAAAGCAATTGAAATTGCTGCGTTTAAAAAAGACTTAGAGTTTTTACCAGAAGGATTAGAAACGCTCGTTGGAGAGAAAGGTGTTTCTTTATCAGGAGGGCAAAAACAAAGGATCTCGATTGCGCGAGCTGTTATTCAAAATCCAGAAATTTTAATTTTGGACGATTCTTTATCAGCTGTAGATGCTCGTACGGAAGCAGCGATCATTGAAAATATAAGAACAGAAAGAAGCGGAAAGACGACGATTATTACGACGCACCGTTTATCTGCAGTGCAACATGCGGATTGGATTCTCGTTATGGATGAGGGGCAAGTAATGGAAGAAGGTACACATGCTCAGCTTATCCAGAGCGGAGGCTGGTATGCTGAGCAGTTTGAAAGACAACAAGGTGAAAGTGAAAGTGCGGATAGTGGGGTGAAAATATGA